One window from the genome of Elephas maximus indicus isolate mEleMax1 chromosome 8, mEleMax1 primary haplotype, whole genome shotgun sequence encodes:
- the LOC126082112 gene encoding olfactory receptor-like protein OLF3: MKTNNQTWVSEFILLGLSSDWGTQVSLFALFLIMYLVTVLGNFLIVLLTRLDSKLHTPMYFFLTNLSLVDISYATSIVPQLLVHFLTERKVISHLSCAAQLFFSLGLGGIEFVLLAVMAYDRYVAVCDPLRYSAIMHGRLCTRLAISSWVSGSINSLLQTVITFQLPICSNKFIDHISCELLAVLRLACVVDTFSNEVAIMVSSIVLLMTPFCLVLFSYIRIISTILKIQSTEGRRKAFHTCASHLTVVALCYGVTIFTYIQTHSSPSVLQEKMISLFYAILTPMLNPMIYSLRNKDVKGAWQKLLGQFSGLTSKLETC; this comes from the coding sequence atgaaaacaaataACCAGACGTGGGTGAGTGAGTTTATTCTCCTTGGCCTCTCCAGTGACTGGGGTACCCAGGTGTCACTCTTTGCCCTTTTCTTGATCATGTACCTTGTGACAGTGCTGGGGAACTTTCTCATTGTTCTTCTGACCAGACTGGACAGCAaactccacacacccatgtatttcttcctcacCAACCTCTCACTTGTGGACATCTCTTATGCCACAAGCATAGTCCCTCAGTTATTGGTGCATTTTCTTACAGAACGTAAAGTAATATCCCACCTGAGCTGTGCAGCCCAGCTATTTTTCTCCCTGGGATTGGGTGGAATTGAGTTTGTTCTACTGGCAGTGATGgcatatgaccgctatgtggctgtGTGTGACCCCTTGCGATACTCAGCCATCATGCACGGAAGGCTGTGCACTAGGCTAGCCATCTCATCCTGGGTCAGTGGCTCTATCAACTCTCTCCTGCAGACTGTCATCACCTTTCAGCTTCCCATATGCTCAAACAAGTTTATTGATCACATATCCTGTGAACTCCTAGCTGTGCTCAGGCTGGCCTGTGTAGTAGACACTTTCTCCAATGAGGTTGCAATCATGGTATCCAGCATCGTCCTACTGATGACACCATTCTGCCTGGTTCTTTTCTCCTACATCCGGATCATCTCCACCATCCTAAAGATCCAGTCcacagagggaaggaggaaagcctTCCACACATGTGCCTCTCATCTCACAGTGGTTGCCCTGTGCTATGGGGTGACCATTTTCACTTATATCCAGACCCACTCCAGTCCCTCAGTACTCCAGGAGAAGATGatctcactcttctatgccattTTAACACCCATGCTGAACCCCATGATTTACAGTCTAAGGAATAAGGATGTGAAGGGGGCTTGGCAGAAGCTCTTAGGACAATTCTCTGGGTTAACATCAAAATTGGAAACTTGTTGA